CTGTATTTTGTAAATATATTGTTCATATTTTCATCAATTTTGTATCCATAATCCGTAAGGGCATCTTTAGCCATCTTTATTCCGCCAAAAGGATTTACTATTCTTTTAAGTGGTGCATCTGTCTGCAGTCCCACAATAACTTCATTGTCCTTGTCTATATAACCAGGCTTAAAATTATCGATTCCAGATACAGTATTTGTATCTACATCCAACACTCCACCTTTTTTAATTTCTTCTAAAATAAGTTCTTCAGATTTTTTCCATACTTTTTTAGTTTTTTCTGTAGGGGAGGTTAAAAAACTCTCATCTCCAGTGTAAGGAGTGTAATTTTTTTGTATGAAATTTCTTACGTCAATATTTTCTGTCCAATTTCCTGTGTTAAAATTTTTCCATTCTTTTTTCATAAAAGCCCCTCTTTTCAATAATATTTTGGTAATTTGTGATGAATTCAATTGAAAATTATCTTAATTCTTGATATTAATCAAAAAGACCACCTGGACTTTTTGATTGCCCAGGCGGTCGGCTTTTAAAAATCGTACTCCTTGTGGTTAATTCCACTGCCGCCGGTTATACGATTCCTTTAAATCAATTTTGTGCAACACTAAAATATCATATTTATATTATTGTGTCAATATAAATAGGGAAGATTTTTAAATTCTTTAATCATAGAAATCGCTGTAAAATATTTTTTAATATATATATATCGAAAGGTTTTGAAATATAATCATCCATTCCTCCTTCAATACAAAGTTCTCTATCACCGGGCATGGCATATGCAGTCATTGCAATTATAGGCATATGATATTTTTCGTGAAGTTCATTTTTCCTAATTATCTTTGTGGTTTCAAGACCATTTAATTCTGGCATTTGTATATCCATAAGTATTAAATGTACCGGCATAGTTTCCAGAATTTTTAATGCCTGGTTTCCATTATAGGCACTTGAAAAATTATAACCTAGTCTTTTTAACATACCACAGGCTATTTGCATATTTATTTCATTATCTTCTACTATTAAAATATTTTTGTTTAAAGTGTGGGGAATGGTATCCGCAGGTATTAATTTGCTATCTACAGATTTATCGAAATACAGTAAAAATTCTGCTGTAAAACTAAAAATACTTCCTATATTTTCAGCACTTTCAAACCATATGTCTCCATTCATGATTTTTACTAGTTCTTTAGATATTAAAAGTCCAAGACCTGTGGTAGAATAATATTCATTTTGGGGTGCTTGTTGATAAACAAATTTTTTGAAGATCTGTTTTTTAAATTTCTCTTTAATACCTGTACCTGTGTCTTCTATGCAGAACTCCAAAACTACCTTTTCGTTTACTTGAGATATTTTTTTCACTTTAAATGATATATACCCTTTCTTTGTAAATTTAAGTGAATTATTAAATAGATTTATAAGAATCTGTTTTAATTTTAATTCATCTCCTATCAATTCAGAAGGAACCAAAGGATCTATGAAATATGTGAATTTTATATTTTTGTTTGAGCAAGCATATGAAATTTCCCTTATGAAAGTATCCAGCATATTTTTTAAATCAAATACTTTCATATGTAATTCAATTTTTCCTGATTCTATTTTGGATATATCTAAAATGTTATTTGTTATATCCAATAGGTGAGTTGAGGAGTTTCTTAATATTTCTAGGTATGGTTTTGTACATTCTTTTATCTCCATTAATGAAATTAAGTCAATGGTTCCTATAATACCATTTAGTGGAGTTCTAATTTCATGACTCATATTTGCAAGAAAGTTAGCTTTTGCTATATTTGCATCTTCAGCTTCTATTTTTGCTTTTTCTAGTTCTATATAATTACTTCTTAATTCCTCTTCTGTAGAAGCAAGTTCTTCATATATAGCTGAAAGTTCTTCATATTTTTCTTTTAATTGCTTTTCCTTTGATTTTTTATCTGACATATCCCTGGCAATTGCTGATGCCCCTATAATTTTTTTTTCTCTATTGTAAATTGGGGAAATGCATATTGATACAAATATCTTTTTTCCGCTTTTGGTTAATCGAGTAGTTTCATGGTGGCATATTTCCATACCTTTTTTTGTTTTATCTAGAATTATCTCCACATCTCCAATGATCTCATCAGGTATAAGTTTAGATATATGCATCCCTATAATTTCATCTTTCTTATAACCATAGAGCTTTTCAGCGCCTTTGTTCCAACTTGTAATAATATCATTTAAATCTTTACTTAAAATGGCATCCTCTGAATATTCCACAATAGAAGCAAGAGTTTCTATTTCTTCTTCTCGCTGTAATTCTAATGTAATATCTCTTGTAAGATTTAAAATTATTTTATTTGAATTTAATTCCATAGGGATAAAAGATACCTCTACAGGAAATTTTAGACTATCTTTTGTGCAATAGAAGGTATTAAAATGAAACTCCTCACTGTTAAAATTTTTTAACTGGTTCATTACAGAGCTTTTTTCATCCGGTGAGATTAGATCAAATACAGTCATTGATAGGAGTTCTTCATTTGTATACTTTAAAGATGATAAAGCCTTTTTATTGCCATATATTATTTTCCACTGCATATCCAATATTAATGTAATATATTTAGAGTTTTTTAACATTTTTTTGTTTGAATTATTCAAATTGAAATCCTCCAAATTTACTTTTTTTTAAGATATCTTCAATTTTATTTACAGGCAAAGGTTTACTAAAATAATATCCCTGAATTGTGTTACAGCCAATATGGAGAAGGCAGTCTAGCTGTTTTTTAGTTTCTACACCTTCTGCAATAATGTTATAATTTAACGATTTACATAGATTAATTATGGATTTTATTACAGCTTTATTTTTTTTGCTTTCGATATTATCAATAAAAGATTTGTCAATTTTTAGTGTATTTACAGGCAATATAGTTAAATAGTTTAAAGATGAATATCCTGTACCAAAATCATCTATTGCAACTCTGACCCCTTTTTTTAGCAGTTCATCTAAGGTTTTTATTTTACATGTATATAAATCTATCAATGTACCCTCTGTTATTTCAATTTCCAGCAGAGAAGGGGAAATTTCATTTTTTTCACATATATTAATAAGTCTGGTAACAAAATCGCTGTTTCTCAGTTGAATAGGAGAAACATTTACTGATATGGTTTCTACCTTAAAACCTTTTAGTTGTAATTCATAGATCATTTTACATACGGAATTTAGAACCCATTCACCTATGTCTATAATAATTCCTGTGCTTTCGCATATTGGTATGAATTCTTGTGGTGAAATAAAGCCAAGTTTTCTATTTTTCCATCTTAGTAGAGATTCAAAGCCTATTACTTTATTTTCTACAGCATCTATTTGAGGTTGATATAGTATATAAAGTTCATTATTTTCAATTGCTGTTTTGAGTTCCTGTTCAATAATGAGTTTTCTTCGATAAAAATAAAATAATTCTTTTTTAAAAAAAGTAGTAGTATTTTTGCCCTTTTGTTTTGATTCAAATACTGCTAAATCCGCATATTTATACAGTTCTGCTACATCACGGCTATCCTCTGGGAATAGAGCAATACCTATACTTATGGTTATATATATTTGTTTTTCTTTGACCTCAAAAGGATTTCTTAGATAATGGGATATTTCCATACAGAGTTTTTCTAATTCATTATAGGAATTAAGTTTGTCAATAAGGAGCATAAATTCATCTCCTCCAAGTCGATATAAAGTTCCATAAGGTTCTATACACATGGCTATCAGCTGGGAGAAGATTATAAGAAGCAGATCCCCGTAATCATGACCAAAGGTATCGTTAACTGATTTAAAGTCATCAATGTTTATAAATATCAGAGCGCCGTTTTTATAATTATCTAAGATTGTTTTTAAGTCGTTTCTAAATAAGATTCTATTTGGCAATCCTGTGAGAGAATCGTAGTAAGCGGAGTAATTAATATATTCTTCTAATCTCTTTTTTTGTGTCACATCATTTATTGAACCGGAAAGTAAAATTATTTCACCTGCTGAATTTCTGGTGGCGGCACCTTTAACAAGTAATGCTCTAATATGTTTTTCCTTGGTTGATATTTTGAATTCACTCCTGTAAGTTTCTGTATTGCCTTTTATGAAAAAAGTCAAATCGTTTTTGGCACTTAGTTTATCCTGGGGGATAACAATTTCTTCAATAAAATCAAATAGATTCTTAAAATCATCAGTGTCGTATCCTAGGATATTTTTAAAATTATCTGAAAAAAATATACAACATTTTTCCAAATTCCATTCCCAAAGTGAAATATTGGCTCCAGTTAAGGCTCTTTTGTATATTTGTTCATTGCTTCCATTATAAATTTCCATATTAACCTCCTATTTTATAAGGATATCTAAAGGCCAGTATATTCATTTTTAGATTGATATTTATATGTAGATTAATTATAGTATAAATAATAAAATTTGAATATACTGTATAATAAAATGTCATATTATGCAAGTATAATTTTTACGGTTATTAGAGTGATTTGAGTGAAAGTTTTAATATTTTGCAATTAAATTATTTCCCAAAGTTTATTGAAATTGGAGTGTTTTTATGCTAAAATTAAACAAATTGAGGGGAACGATGAGGTACACACTTTAATTTGGGCATCCTTGTGTGTATTGGAGTTAGTGATGCAACCGACCCTGTATTCATAAATATTTTATGGATACAGGGTTTTGCTTTTTAAAAATGGAGAATAACTATGGATATTTATTATGGTATTTTGGTTTTTATTTTTGGAACTATCATAGGAAGTTTTTTAAATGTTTGTATATATAGAATACCTAAAGGTGAGTCTATTTTATATCCACCTTCCCATTGTACGAATTGTAATAAAAAAATTAAGGCTTATGACATGATTCCTGTAGTAAGTTATATGATTTTGAGAGGAAGCTGCAGATATTGTGGGAAAAAGATACATTTAAGGTATCCTATCTTAGAATTTATAACGGGTTTATTATATGCACTTACTTACATTAACTTTGGAGTGGGTATAGAGTTTATAAAATATATAGTATTCATTAGCATTATGATTGTAATAGGAATGATAGATTTTGATACTACAGATGTTTACTTTAAAACTACAGGTACAGGCATCATTGCTGGCATAATGTTTTTAGCCCTATATTTTTATATGGGACTTCCTATAAAGACCTATGTTTATGGAGGAGTATCAGCAGGGATATTTCTAGCTTTAATTATCCTTATAACAAAAGGAGGCATGGGTTGGGGAGATGTGGAGATTGCACTTATATGCGGACTATTTTTAGGATTTAAGTACACGGTGTTAATGGTATTTCTAGCCTTTATTATAGGAGCGGTTATAGGGCTTGTGCTTATTTTACTTGGGAAAAAATCCAGAAAGGATTATATTCCCTTTGGACCGTTTATTGTTATAGCTTCTTTCATTACGGTATTTTTAGGACAAAGTATTATAAATTGGTACTTGTTTTAAATATCTAAAATTGACTTGTTAGGGGGGATAAGGAGAGAAATAATAGAATATAAGAATGAATTAATAACTTTTATTGCTGAAATTTGTAAAAATCAATTGATTAATCTCTAAATTTTTAATTAAGGGGGACAAGAATATTATGGAAATTTTAAAAAAGAAGAAGGGTTTTACACTGATTGAACTTATGATAGTTCTTGCTATTGTGGCTATACTGGCTGTGGTTTTAGTACCTAAATCACAGATATTTAAAAACAATTCTAAAAGTGCAGGGGTAACTACTAATGTAAATACTGTAAGGGCTTATTTGGAGACTAAAGTAACTAATAATGGAGGAGTATCTACCTATTTAAATAGATGGGACTTATTAAATCAGCTTAATGGTGCTTTTAGTACAGGTAATACAGCAAGTCAGTTATTTAATCCTTTTACTAATAATAAAGGTGAAGGACAAACTAAAGCATATGAGGTTATTGATAAAAGTTCTTCAGCAGGTGCAAGTGCTAAAGATGTTCCAAGTAGTGAAGGAAGTGTAAAAAATGATACAGGGATTACTTTTCCTAACACTAATAAAAAGGGAGAAGTAATAATAGTCGTGTATAAAAATGGATATGGAATATTTGGCATTGATGGTGGCGGAAGTGCTACTCAAGCTTTTATAGTTCAATAATATTATTTTAAGAGGGAACATGCTTTGTCGTGTTCTTTCTTGTATAATTAAGATTATTAAATTTAAGAAAGGAGCAGATTCATGTCAAAAATAAAAAAACGTCTGGGAGAAATACTTATAGATGCAGGAGTTATAACAGAAAAAATGTTACAAAAAGCCCTTATTTTACAGAAGGACACAGGTGAAAAGCTTGGTGAAATACTTGTAGGAAAGGGTTTTATTACTAATCAGCAGATAGTGAATGCTATAAAGGAACAGCTTGGAATACCTGTAGTAAATTTAAATAACATTAATGTAAGACAGGATATTATAGATATTATACCTGTGGCCATTGCCAAAAAATATGAAGTTATTCCTGTGGATATTATGAATGGTTTTTTATTTGTAGCCATGAGTGATCCTTTAAATTATTTTGCTATTGAAGATATAAAAATAGCCACAGGCTATAATGTTAAAACTGCCATAGCGCTGAAGGACAGTATATTAGATAATATTGAAAAGTATTATGGAAAAAGCAAGGCCCAGGAAGCGGCACAAAATTACAAAAAAAACTTTGCGAGTAGAAAAATTAGAGAAGAAGAGATAATAGATGAAGCTTCTGCACCAATTATAAAATTCTTAAATACCATAATTGAAAATGCGGTTTTATACAATGCTTCAGATATTCACATAGAGCCTGAGGAAGAAGAAATGAGAGTTAGATTCAGGGTAGATGGTATTCTAAGGGAGATTATGAGGACGGATATAGATATGATTTCCCCTGTGACAAGCAGAATAAAGATAATGGCAGGTCTTAATATAGCGGAGAACAGAATACCCCAGGATGGTAAAATTAATTTTAAAGTTAAGGAAAGGGATATAGCCATCAGAATTTCTACAGTTCCAACAGTTTTAGGAGAAAAAATTGTAATGAGATTATTGGATAAGAGTAATTTTTCTATAGAGTTTAGAAAAATTGGGGTGGAACAGGGTGAACTGGCAAAAATAATGAGGATGATTTCTAATCCTTATGGTATAATACTGGTATCAGGACCCACTGGAAGCGGCAAAACCACAACTCTGTATTCTATGCTGAATGCGTTAAATGATGTGTCTAAAAACATAATAACAATAGAAGATCCTGTAGAGTACAATTTAAAAGGCATTAACCAGATGCAGGTAAATACCAAAATAGGATTTGATTTTGCAAATGGCTTAAGAAGTATACTAAGACAGGACCCGGATATAATCCTTGTAGGGGAAATAAGGGACAATGAAACGGCGGAAATATCCATAAGGGCGGCACTGACAGGCCATATGGTGCTGTCAACTATTCACACCAATAATGCAGTGGGCACTATAGGAAGACTTTTGGATATGGATATAAAGCCTTTTTTAATATCTTCCACTCTGGCAGGAGTAATAGCCCAGAGGTTGGTTAGAAAAATATGTCCAAATTGTGGAGAAGAGTACACAAGTGATGAAAGGGAAATGAGACTTTTGGGTGTAGAAAGTCCTGTGAAGCTTAAAAAGGGTATGGGGTGCAGTTTATGTAATGATACGGGATATAAGGGAAGAATAGGCATCTTTGAAATACTTGAAGTGGATGGAGATATTAAAAATCTCATAGATATAAATTCTACTGAAAGTGAAATTAGAAAGATAGCCTTTAAAAAAGGTATGAATACCCTGAGAGAATCTTGTATAAATAAGGTTATAAACGGGATAACCACCATTGATGAAATGTTAAAGGCTACTTATGGAGAACTTGTCTAATTTTCAGAACCTTCAAAGGGATAAGGGTAAAAGAGTATTTGTCAAAGTCAAATTTTCTGAATTTGAGAAGTATTTAGGTCTAAAATACATTGTGGAAATAGTTTTAGGGGAAAATAAATTATGAAAAAATTTATATGTAAATTTTGGAATGATGAATTTGAAATAATAAAAGAAGAGATGGAAGAAGAAAGTGCCAGTGCAGTAAGTGACATTCTAAAAGCCAGAGGATTGAGAATAATATATGTGAAAGAAAAGTTTACTTTATCCCGGTTTGGATTTTTAAATAGAAAATTTAGCGAGGAAATGCTGGCTAATTTTTGCGGTCAGACAGCCATGATTTTGAATTCAGGAGTAAATCTTTTATCAGGACTTGAAATAATACAGCAGCAGACTAAGAATCAAAATATGAAAAAAGTAATCTTAAGGATAATTGAAAGTATAAAAAAAGGAAATAATTTAGCTGAATCTATGATAGCCTGTGAAAAATTCCCCAAATTGTTAATTGATATGGTTATGACAGGAGAAGTCAGTGGAAATGTGGATACTGTACTTTATAATATGGAAAGTTTTTATAAAAGGGAAGCAAGTATGAATAGTAAAATTAAAAATGCTTCTTTATATCCCACATTGATCTTGGTTGTTGCAGTAGGTATGATGCTCTTTTTTAATTTTTTTGTATATCCTGAAATAAGAGATTTATTTACAGGAGAGAATTTACCGGCTGTAACAATAATTGTGCTGGCTATCATGAATTTTTTAAATAACAATTATTTATATATAGTTGCCGGTACACTTATCTTCATAGGTGTGTTTAAATATATATGTACTATTCCAAAGGCAGCATATTTTTGGGGGAAGGTTGTTTTGAAAATTCCTGTTTTTGGTCCTGTAAAAGAGGATGTTATTACATCCAGGTTTACCAGGAGCATGGGGATATTTTTAAAATCCGCAGTTCCTATTATAACTATAATGGAAAATATAAAGTTTATAGTGGATAATCAGTTTATAATGAAAAAAATAGAAAATGCTGAAAGAGAGCTTATGACCGGTACAAAATTTGCAGATTCCATTGAAAATGAAAAAATCTTTGAACCCCTGGTAACTCAAATGATAAAAGTAGGTGAAGAAACAGGAAGGCTTGATGAGATGATGTTTAAATTGGCAGATATATATGATGAAAAAGTAGAGATAGGAATTACAAGACTTATGTCTTTAGTGGAACCTGTTCTAACTTTAATTATAGGTATAGTTGTGGGAGTGGCAATACTTGGCATGGCGCTGCCTGTAATGCAGATTACTCAGGGAATGCAATAAAAATAATGTGGAGGTAACTAGATGTCTTCCAAAATGGTATTTAGTTTTAAGGAAAATTATGCAGATGTGGCTGTTGTATCAAAACTAATAAATAAAATAAAAATAAAAAAAGCAGCGAGGATAGAAGAAAATAGTGGAGACATTTCTGGAGGAGAACCCTATGCCAATGAATATAATTTGAATAAAATTAAAAATATTAGAGAAAAATTTAAAATTATAAACAGGAATGTGGGAATAATTTTGAATTGGGATAATATTGTAACTAGGATTATAGATGTACCTCTAATGAATAAAAAAGATTTAAAGAATTTTATAGAAAACAATATTGAAGGATATTTTGCCGTCAGTATGAATGAATATTGCAGTGATTATGAAATTGTATCTGTGGATAAAAAACAGCATAAAAAAGGTAAGATGTCTATTATGTTAACTGTTGTACCCAGAATAAAATTAAAAAAAATATTGGATTTTATAAAATATTGTGGACTGAACCCAGTGTCTGTGGGAATATATCCAGATTACATATCAAATTTATTCTTAGGTACAGACAGTAGTACAGCAGTTATAGATGTAAATAGTGGAAAAGCCACCTTAACTATATTGGATAAGGAGAAAATATTTCTTTATTCACATATCTCCAATGAGAATTACCAAAAAGATGAAGAAGATTTTAGTGATGTATTGGAAAATATTGATTATTTTTTAAATTTTTATTCCACAAGACATTTTGGAAATAGGGTTGAAAAACTATATATTATGGGTGAATTTTATAATAATCCTAATTTATATAACCTTATTAATAATCAAACCTCTGTGGAACCTGTAGTGGGAATCCCCTTAAAACTATCAAAACTAATTAAAAATAGTCCTGTAGATATTAATATATATGGTGATATACTGGGATATTTTATACCAGTAAAAAATGTTTATAATAAAAAAATAGATTTTATTGATAAATTATATAGGAAAAAGAAAGCAAAAATATCTGCTGATAGAATAATTATAACAGAAGCAATAATATGTATATTGATAACGTTGATTACAGCAGTGGGAGTGTTTATATATAGTAAAATAAGTTTACCAAAGTATGATACAACTGCTTTAAATTTACAAATAGCTGCCCTAGGTGATGTGCAAAAGAATATAGATAAGCTGGAACAGCAGAAGAAAGAATATGAAGAAAAGGCCAATAACATGGAAAAAATCAATAATGATGAGTTCGATTATATAGGTATATTGGATATTTTAAGACAGGGGCTTCCAAAAGAAGTATCGATAAAAAATATTGCTATGGATAGAGATAATGTAAATGTTACATTTAATATAAACAACAGTACCCTAGATGGCGCCAGAGTTATTGTGGCCTTGAACAAAATGAATGTATTTGAACCGGTGGAACTTTCTCAGATAGAGCTTGATGATAATGTAAAAGAAATTACACTTAACCTTAAGATAATAAATTCATATAAAGGCGTGAATATAAGTGGAAAAAAATAAAAGAGATTTGATGATTTTGATAGCACTGCTGTTTGTTGGAGTTAATTATGCCAGTTATACTTATTTTATAAAGCCGCAGTTAAATAGTG
This genomic interval from Clostridium kluyveri contains the following:
- a CDS encoding PAS domain S-box protein, producing MNNSNKKMLKNSKYITLILDMQWKIIYGNKKALSSLKYTNEELLSMTVFDLISPDEKSSVMNQLKNFNSEEFHFNTFYCTKDSLKFPVEVSFIPMELNSNKIILNLTRDITLELQREEEIETLASIVEYSEDAILSKDLNDIITSWNKGAEKLYGYKKDEIIGMHISKLIPDEIIGDVEIILDKTKKGMEICHHETTRLTKSGKKIFVSICISPIYNREKKIIGASAIARDMSDKKSKEKQLKEKYEELSAIYEELASTEEELRSNYIELEKAKIEAEDANIAKANFLANMSHEIRTPLNGIIGTIDLISLMEIKECTKPYLEILRNSSTHLLDITNNILDISKIESGKIELHMKVFDLKNMLDTFIREISYACSNKNIKFTYFIDPLVPSELIGDELKLKQILINLFNNSLKFTKKGYISFKVKKISQVNEKVVLEFCIEDTGTGIKEKFKKQIFKKFVYQQAPQNEYYSTTGLGLLISKELVKIMNGDIWFESAENIGSIFSFTAEFLLYFDKSVDSKLIPADTIPHTLNKNILIVEDNEINMQIACGMLKRLGYNFSSAYNGNQALKILETMPVHLILMDIQMPELNGLETTKIIRKNELHEKYHMPIIAMTAYAMPGDRELCIEGGMDDYISKPFDIYILKNILQRFL
- a CDS encoding bifunctional diguanylate cyclase/phosphodiesterase — translated: MEIYNGSNEQIYKRALTGANISLWEWNLEKCCIFFSDNFKNILGYDTDDFKNLFDFIEEIVIPQDKLSAKNDLTFFIKGNTETYRSEFKISTKEKHIRALLVKGAATRNSAGEIILLSGSINDVTQKKRLEEYINYSAYYDSLTGLPNRILFRNDLKTILDNYKNGALIFINIDDFKSVNDTFGHDYGDLLLIIFSQLIAMCIEPYGTLYRLGGDEFMLLIDKLNSYNELEKLCMEISHYLRNPFEVKEKQIYITISIGIALFPEDSRDVAELYKYADLAVFESKQKGKNTTTFFKKELFYFYRRKLIIEQELKTAIENNELYILYQPQIDAVENKVIGFESLLRWKNRKLGFISPQEFIPICESTGIIIDIGEWVLNSVCKMIYELQLKGFKVETISVNVSPIQLRNSDFVTRLINICEKNEISPSLLEIEITEGTLIDLYTCKIKTLDELLKKGVRVAIDDFGTGYSSLNYLTILPVNTLKIDKSFIDNIESKKNKAVIKSIINLCKSLNYNIIAEGVETKKQLDCLLHIGCNTIQGYYFSKPLPVNKIEDILKKSKFGGFQFE
- a CDS encoding prepilin peptidase, whose protein sequence is MDIYYGILVFIFGTIIGSFLNVCIYRIPKGESILYPPSHCTNCNKKIKAYDMIPVVSYMILRGSCRYCGKKIHLRYPILEFITGLLYALTYINFGVGIEFIKYIVFISIMIVIGMIDFDTTDVYFKTTGTGIIAGIMFLALYFYMGLPIKTYVYGGVSAGIFLALIILITKGGMGWGDVEIALICGLFLGFKYTVLMVFLAFIIGAVIGLVLILLGKKSRKDYIPFGPFIVIASFITVFLGQSIINWYLF
- a CDS encoding type II secretion system protein, which produces MEILKKKKGFTLIELMIVLAIVAILAVVLVPKSQIFKNNSKSAGVTTNVNTVRAYLETKVTNNGGVSTYLNRWDLLNQLNGAFSTGNTASQLFNPFTNNKGEGQTKAYEVIDKSSSAGASAKDVPSSEGSVKNDTGITFPNTNKKGEVIIVVYKNGYGIFGIDGGGSATQAFIVQ
- a CDS encoding GspE/PulE family protein — translated: MSKIKKRLGEILIDAGVITEKMLQKALILQKDTGEKLGEILVGKGFITNQQIVNAIKEQLGIPVVNLNNINVRQDIIDIIPVAIAKKYEVIPVDIMNGFLFVAMSDPLNYFAIEDIKIATGYNVKTAIALKDSILDNIEKYYGKSKAQEAAQNYKKNFASRKIREEEIIDEASAPIIKFLNTIIENAVLYNASDIHIEPEEEEMRVRFRVDGILREIMRTDIDMISPVTSRIKIMAGLNIAENRIPQDGKINFKVKERDIAIRISTVPTVLGEKIVMRLLDKSNFSIEFRKIGVEQGELAKIMRMISNPYGIILVSGPTGSGKTTTLYSMLNALNDVSKNIITIEDPVEYNLKGINQMQVNTKIGFDFANGLRSILRQDPDIILVGEIRDNETAEISIRAALTGHMVLSTIHTNNAVGTIGRLLDMDIKPFLISSTLAGVIAQRLVRKICPNCGEEYTSDEREMRLLGVESPVKLKKGMGCSLCNDTGYKGRIGIFEILEVDGDIKNLIDINSTESEIRKIAFKKGMNTLRESCINKVINGITTIDEMLKATYGELV
- a CDS encoding type II secretion system F family protein, which encodes MKKFICKFWNDEFEIIKEEMEEESASAVSDILKARGLRIIYVKEKFTLSRFGFLNRKFSEEMLANFCGQTAMILNSGVNLLSGLEIIQQQTKNQNMKKVILRIIESIKKGNNLAESMIACEKFPKLLIDMVMTGEVSGNVDTVLYNMESFYKREASMNSKIKNASLYPTLILVVAVGMMLFFNFFVYPEIRDLFTGENLPAVTIIVLAIMNFLNNNYLYIVAGTLIFIGVFKYICTIPKAAYFWGKVVLKIPVFGPVKEDVITSRFTRSMGIFLKSAVPIITIMENIKFIVDNQFIMKKIENAERELMTGTKFADSIENEKIFEPLVTQMIKVGEETGRLDEMMFKLADIYDEKVEIGITRLMSLVEPVLTLIIGIVVGVAILGMALPVMQITQGMQ